The genomic interval TGACCCCTGAATGCGGCGATCCCGCGATCCCTAAAAAAAGCAACCAAAACCGAAGGGGGTAATCATCTTGCCGATAACGCCTTGACGCATACCGATTAAAAAGTAACAAATAAGAAAGTTACAAATGTAACCAGAATTTATTCCCCAGGATGGAGGATGAAGATGAATGCAGGTCGCACGGCTGTCATCACGGGAGCTTCAAGCGGCATCGGAAAGGCTTTCGCGCACAAATCCGCCGCGATCGGGTATCCGCTGATGCTGATCGCGCGGAACGAGCGGAATTTGCGGTCCACTGCGGATGCCTTGGCTGAGGAATTCGGCGCGCAATGCACCACCCTGCCGGCCGATCTGTCGCTCGATGCGTATGCTGATGCCTTGGCGGAAAGGATTGCAGCCGAAAAATCCGTCTGCCTGCTTGTCAACAATGCGGGATTCGCGGTTCCGCAGAAGCTCGCCGAAGCTCGCCGAAGCCGACATGGAAAAACAACTGGATATGGTCCGGGTCCTTCCGGAAATTGGGCCGACAGGTGGTGGTCGTTCCGGGATTGTTGAATCAGGCCAGCATTAAGCTTGAAGGAGTATTCACAAGGATATTGTGCGAAAAGGCCAAATAGGAACCCCTGCCCGATCCCGCCGTTTGTCAAGGGGAGCCGGTCGGGATATCATGGCGGGGAAAGGCGAAGATGAAGACCCTTGACGATGCGGAAACCGGGATTTTTCATGCCATCAACAAAACCTCCATCGATTTGTTCGCCTATTTCGACGGACTGTTGGCGGAGAAAAAGTTCGATATCAATACGTACGAGTGGCTGTTGTTGACCCATATCCTCAAGCAGCCGGGGAAGAGCCAAAAATGGTACGGAGACAATATCCTTAGAGATAAAACCTTTGTCATGCGGTTGGTGGATTCATTGGAAAAGAAGCAATTGCTGGGAAGGAAGCCGGACGGAAAAGACCGGAGAAGGAATCTGCTGTACGGCACCAAGGCGGGGGAGCGGTTGATCCGAAGAACCCTTCCATACATCCGCGAGGACTATCGCTTCCTTTTCTCCGATATCGATGAAAAACGGTTGTCAATCACGATCTCCGTCCTCCAGAATTTAATGGCGAAAATCGCCAAAAAGAGCAAGGACGATGCCGTGCAGGGATAGGACTCAGCCCAATATCCCGGGCTTGATCCTGCCCGAAAGGTTTCCCGCCGTGAAATCCTGCGGGTCACTCGGATCCATCGGGTCTTCCGGCGAGCAGAGACTGCTTCGTACCGGGCGGGCTTCCGCTTGGTATCAGCAGCGGAGGATCGAAAGATGATGTGAATTACCGGCGCCCGGGCCGGTTCCGCCGCGGGGAGGCGGTGTGCGGGCGGGATGATCCGGAAAAAAGGAGACGCGATGAAAAAAATCTCCCCCCTCATCCTCGTGTTCGCGGTTCTGTTCCTGGTCTTCCTCCAGGCGGCCGGCACGCTGGTCGAATCCATCTACATCCTTAATCTTCTGCAGGCGGCGCTGAACGCCAAGGCCCTGGGCGTGCTGTTCTTCTTCGCGCCCCTGCTCGGGATTCCCTTTTACAGAAAATTTCCGCGCGGGCTGATCTGGACTTTGTTTACAATTCTCCTTCTTGCGCGCGGTGTTCTCCCCTACGTCGACACGTCGAACCGCGCGCCGGCCGCCGGCCTCGCCGCCTCCGCCGCCTTGAGCCTGATCTTTCTCCTGCTGATCAGGAACGGTGGGGAATCCCGCGGCCGGATCGGCTTATGGGCGTCGGCCGGGTTCGGGCTGGCGGTGAGCCTTTCCGTGTTGCTGCGGACCGTCGGGCTGGGAATCGAATACTCCCTCACCCCCTCCGGCGGCTGGGTCGGTTGGGCGCTGGGGCTCTTGCTGGGGGGCGCGTTGACGCTCCTCGATCTCACCCATGGGTCGTACGCCGAGGAAAAGGACCGGAGCGGCGTAACTGCCGGGGTGGTGGGGCTGATCCTCATCCTGACCCTGATCTGGTTTTCGTTTTCCGCCCCGGGGATATTCGCCCGCTGGACGGAGGGTGATTACACCCTGATCGTGACCGCGGTCGCGTTGCTCTCCGCCGGCTGGGTTCTGCTCATGCTCCTGCGTCCGCAATGGATCGACCGGATCCGCCCGCGGGAGCTTTGGATTTGGAACGTACTCTTCACGCTTTCCCTGGCCGGCACCGTCCTGGCCCACCGCGTCGCATTTCCGTCGACGCCGGATTCCGCGCCGGTGGTGGTTTCGACTCCGGGCGGGTGGTCCTACATTCCCCTGGCCCTGATGCTGCTGCTGTTCCCGGTCGTCCTTCTGGATTTGGTCTTCTTTGTCCGCGAGGTCGCAGAGAGCATCTCGTCTCCGGCGGATTTGGTTCCGGGAATTCTCCTGGGCGGTTTTTTTCTCATTCTGCTGGCGTTTATCCAAATCTTCACCAATGTGTGGGGCTACGTTCCGCCGGTCAGCCCGCCGTTCCGGAATTTATTCTGGCTTCCCTATCTCCTGGCGGCGGGAGGCATCACCCTACTGGTCGGGCTTTCCCGCCGCACCGACGCGCAAGCCGCTCCGGCGCCCGGGGGGGCATTTTCCCGAGCGTGGGGCGTGTTGCTCGGCGGCATAGTCGCGGCCACGACGGTTTCCGCGTTCCCCGCCCGGCCCGGCGGGGTTCCCGATGCGGATCGCTCCTCCCTGACGGTGATGACCATAAACGTCCAGCAGTTCAACGACATGTACGGGGAAAAATCCTACGAACGGCAGCTGGACCTCATCCGGAGCGTTTCCCCGGATATCCTGGCGATGCAAGAGACCGATTCGACGCGGATTTCGCTCAACAACAACGATTACGTCCGGCACTTCGCCGAGCGGCTGGGGTATCACTCGTACTACGGACCGACCACCGTCGCGGGTACGTTCGGAACGGCCATCCTTTCCAAATATCCGCTGCGGAACACCCGCACCGTCTTCACCTACAGCGACACGGATGAAATCGGCAGCGCCGAAGCGGAAATCGAGGTTGACGGCCGGCGTATTTTTATTTATGTCGTTCATCCCGACGGAACCGACGCCGCCATGCTGGCCTTCACCCGGGGGCTTCTCGACCGGATCCGGGATAGGCCGTACGTCATCGCGCTGGGGGATTACAACCTGAGGGATTACGAGGAAGCGTATCGGATGATCGACAGCGTGCTGGTTAACGCCTGGACCAGCGTCTATCCTTCCAAGCTCAGCCCGGAGGGAGTCGATCTGGCGGGCGAAAACCGCATCGATCATATCCTCTTTTCCCCCAATCTGGCCGCGCGCAATCCGGTCTACGTGCTCCCTCCGGATTCCGCCACCGATCACCCCGTCCACTGGACGGAAATTTACTGGCCGGAGGATTAGCGTTCCGGAGCCACCGGTCCTTATGGAGAGCCGTCATACCGGACCCGCGCGGCGGCAGCGCGGCGCTCACTAGGCGGTCGTATGGACTATTGCGGAAAACCCCGTTACCATAGGGTGAGGTGAGACGATGAACAGGGAACAGGGAACCCCGAAACGGAACAAGATCCTCTCGGATGCGGTCGAGAGGACAAAACCGAAGGCGGAGGAACTGCTGCGGCAGCCGGAAAAAGCGGAGCGGCTGCTTTCCCAAGCGGTCGAGAAGGCCGATAAACGCGAGGAACGGAAAGGCCCGTTGCTGGAAGTGTGGAAGTATTTGCGGGCATTGTTCCGTCTGATGCGATCCTATCTCAAGCGCGAATACACGTCCATTCCCTGGGGCTCGATGGCGCTGGTGGTGATCGCGGTGATTTATTTTGTCGCCTTGGTAGATGTGCTTCCGGATTTCGTCCCCGGGGTGGGATACATCGACGACGCCGCGGTGATCGCGTTCGTCGTCTCGCAAATCCGGGTGGACCTGGATGCTTTCCTGCGATGGGAATCCGCACGGGGCGGGAAGGCGGAATAGCGCCGGCAAGATCCTTCCGCCCACTCGCCGGGACAATCCGCCGCACCCGCAAAGCGGGTGCGGTTTGCGCTTTCCGCATCCCTGCCCTTTACGGTTTCGATCATTTTCCAGGATAATCTTTATCGCGGCTCAACCCGCCGCGGGGCGGCCGCCTTCGGATGCCCCTTTGCCGGCGGATGCCCGGATTGTTGTCGGAGCGGCACGCTTCCGGAGGGACCGGTTCCGCCTATCCCTTTCGGACGGGATGAAATCCTCCGGCGGCTCAATCTCGGGGGCTGCGAATTTCGCCGGTTGGGTTCTGTGAGGGCCGCAGGCGGCGAGGAGGCAGAACAGGTTTGCCGGGCCGGCGGCGACGCACTTGAGAGTGACGTTGATGGGCGACCTCCTATCGGAATGGGGGTTTCCAACGTACAATCCGGATCTGAAGATCCTCTCAAGCTGGGCTTAAGATTTTCCGGGAATGCGCGCGGCAGGGGAACCCTTGGGAACCCTTGCCGACCCTTAGGGTTGGCGGAACCCTTGGGAACCCTTGCCAACCCTTAGGGTTGGCGGAATGCCATGCGGAAAATCCTGCGGACCGAGGTTTCCACCAAAAACCTGATCGCTGTCGGAGCGGTTGCGGTGTTTCTTCCGCCGCTGGTCCAGCGCGGGTTTTCCCTCGCCGGGATCCCGCAGCTGAACTGTTCGTCCTGACCCACCCGATCCGGGAGGATTTCGCGGCCGTCTTCCCATTCGTCAACGCGCTGTTCCTGCTCCTCCTGGTTGGCGTCCTGGCCGACGGCGCAAGAGTCAGCCGGCTGTTTTCCCTGTGCGTGTCGGTCCTGTATCTCTTCGCGTCGGTTTTGCAAAGCGTGTCGGTTGATGATCGGTACGGCCTGGCCGTCTGCACCGCCTCGCTGGTCCCGACCTTGTGCCTGGCCTTTCTCTGGCTGCAGGATTTTTTTCTGCACGGGAACGCCTTCGCCCACCGTCCCGGCGCGCGCCGGCTGATCCTGCTCCTGCCGCCGGCGCTGTTGGCGCTGTGGCGGCCGCTCGATCCATCCACCGGGCTGCCGGATATCCATGTCCGCTATCTGTTTGAATCCGGATCCGCACTGACATTCTGCATGACGACCACCGCAACGCTGGCGGTTCTGTTGGCGCATTTCCCGTCGGTGAACCGGCCGCTCCTGAAAGCGTCCGCTCTGTTCGGCTTTCTGTTCGGAATGGGGAATCTGGTGCTGGAATTCGTCATTCTGCCGGAGCTCTTGTGGACCGGGGTGATGCACTTTCCGCTGCTGATCCTCTCGGCGGCGGGATTGTTCGTATCGTTCCGGGATCCGGCGAAAAAAGATACGGAAAAACGGAATACGATGAACGGATAATGGATCGATGCGTAAATTTATGTCATTCGGGATCCCGTCCACCACCAACCTCGGTATGCCAGCTGCCGCCGGCCGGGGAGAAAAGCGGGGTAGAATCCCACAAACTGAAAGGAGCGCATGATGGATTATTCCCTGGACGGTTATTGCGGTCTGTATTGCGGGGCGTGCCCAATCTTTCTGGAAACGAAAGCCGGAACGGCGAAGGAAGCATGCCGCGGGTGCAAGAGCGGACTGAATGCGGAGTGGTGCCGCGTATGCAACCTCAAGGCCTGCGCCCGGAGCAAGGGCGTCGAATTTTGCTCCGCCTGCGAGGAATATCCCTGTGAAAAGCTGAAGGGATTTGCGGACATGGAGGAATATCCGTACCACCGCGAAATTTTCGAATATATGAAGACCATCGACCGGGAGGGAAAAGCCGCCTGGCTGGAGGGGATGAAGGCGCGCTGGTCCTGCCCGGAGTGCGGGCAGGAAGCCTCCTGGTGGGACACGGCCTGCACGCGTTGCGGAACCGCATTGCGCGGGTATTCGAAACCGAAACCCTGACGATCGCCGACCAATCTAAAAAACGCAAAGCCCCAAAGGCGCCGGAGATTTTTCTTCCGTGCCTTTGAGGCTTTGCGTTTCGGGGGCAGTTCGCCGTGGGAACAACTTGGCTGGGGCTATTCAAGTAATCTTGTTTCTGCTCGGCGGATTCAATGTTAAAGGAAATCTTAGACTTCTCGATCCCCGCCCCTATCCCCTGGCCCCCCCAGCCCGCCCTCGAGCGGCCTGTCCCGAGCGTAACGAGGGAAAGCGAGAGACGGGTGTGGGGGTTGGAAGCGAGGAAAGACCAAAACCGGAAGCCGGGGAGATGCGTCTCCTTCCGATAACACGAGCGCTTCCGCCTCCCCGTGGTATCATGGGCGGCCATGATCGCGGCCCTCTTCGACATCGAAGGCACGCTGTTCACCAATCCGATGGGCAAGGGGATGACCGAGTACGCCTTTGCCCACGGGCGCGCGATTCCGGCCGCGGCTTACTTCGCCTCGCTCCTGCCTCTGTATCAGATTAGCAAATTGGGTTTTTACTCCCGGGAAGCGTTCAATACAATCGCGATCGCACGCATGGCCGGTCTGATCGGAGGATACAGCCGGCCGGAGGCCGACGCCGCCTTCGACTGGGTCGCGGATGAGTTCATCCTCCCCTCGGGCCGCAGGGAAATCCTCGGCCGCTGGGAACGCCACCGCGCGTCGGGGCATCTGCTGATGATCGCCTCGGGCGGACTGACGCCGATCGTCGCGCGGATCGGGGCAAGGCTCCAGGCGGCGGGGACGGCCGGGACGGACGCCGAGGTGCGCGCCGGCCGCTATACCGGACGGATCGGATCGCCGGTGGTGATCGGCCGCGAGAAGGCCGCCCGCACATTGCGCTTGGCTGCGGAGCTTGGGGTAGAGGTGGATTGGAAGGAGAGTTACGCTTACGCGGATTCGTTCCACGATCTGCCGTTTCTGGAGCTCGCCGGCCACCCGACGGCCGTCCATCCGGATTCGAAGCTGCGGCAAACCGCCGTGCAACGGGGATGGTCCGTGCTGGACGGGGAGTAGGAAACCGGAATGGGACGGGCGGACAGGCTGGACGACAAGCGCTTTCTGAAAAGACAATACCGCGACGCCTCGAACCTGAACGCGCGCGTATCCATCCACCGGACCTTCAGCACCAACCCCCACGGCTTTTTGCAGTGGATCTTCGAGCGGCTGGATCTTCCCCCCGATTGCCGGTTGCTTGAGCTGGGGTGCGGAAGCGGCGAGTTGTGGCGCGACAACCTCGGCCGGATCCCGGAGGGATGGAACCTCACGCTGACCGATGCTTCGGCCGGCATGGCGCAGCAGGCGCGGAGGAATCTCGCTTCCGGCGGCCGGCTGTTCCGCTTTGCACTCGCGGACGCGCAAGCGGTCCCATTTCCCGCGGCGGCTTTCGACGCGGTGATCGCCGACCACATGCTGTATCACGTTCGCGAACGCCCGCGGGCGCTGGCGGAAATTCGCAGGGTGATGCGCCCCGCCGGGCGGTTTTATGCTTCCACGGTCGGGAGCGGGCACATGCGCGAGTTGGCCGAACTGGTTTCCGGATTCGATCCGCAACTGGACGTGTGGAGGTCGGGCGGGTTGGAAGAGGGGTTCACGCTGGAAAACGGCGCGGAGCAGATCGCGGCTTTGTTCCGCGAGGTGACTCTCCAGCGCTACGAGGATTCCCTGGCCGTCACCGAGTTGGAGCCGCTCATCGCCTATATTCAATCCGGCCGGATGACGGTCGGCGAAGGCCGGCTGGGTGAATTGAAGGAATACCTAAAGCGGGAGATGACGCGAAGAGGCGGGGTGATCCGGATCTCGAAGGAGACGGGCCTATTCTCCGCGGTCCGGGAGTGAGAGGAATCGGTTCGGGCTGAACAACCGCTGGGCACGGCGGATCCGGAAGACGGTCCGTCTTTCGGCGCGGACAAAACGCGGATGCGCCGGGGCGGGAAGCCGTCCGGACGGATACGGGAGGGAACGCGTGGGCAACCGAAGGAAGCTGGTGTTGTTTTTGTTCCTGGTCGCAGCGGTGCTGGCCGTCGACCAGGCGGGCAAGGCGCTCGCGACGGAATATCTTTCCGACGGCGTCCGGCATTCCTACCTTGGGGATTTCCTCCGCCTGGAATACATCCACAACACCGGCGCCATCCTCGGGCTGGGCTCCCAGCTTCCAGCCGGGATCCGCCGCTGGTTCATGCCACTCTCCACGGTCGCGATCCTGGTCTGGGTCGGCATCATGCTCATTCGCGAGGAAGGATTCGGCTGGGCGGCCGCGGGCTTCAGCTTGGTGTGGGGCGGCGGCTTCGCCAACCTGATCGACCGGGCGGCGTACGGCGAGGTGGTCGATTTCTTCAGCCTGGGATTCGGCGCGGTGCGCACCGGGGTTTCGAACTTGGCCGACGTGGCGATCGTGGTCGGCATTCCGCTGATCATCATCGGTTGGCTGGGCATGAAGCCGGCGGTCCCGGAAGCCGGGGAAGGGAACGGAGCGGCCGCGGACGAGGCGCGCAAGGATCAAACGATGTGACGCGCCGCCGGCCGTAGAGGGCGATTGCGATTCGCGAAAGCGGCGAACCGGGGCGCTTGGCCGAGCCCTCCGGTTCGAACCATCCTCCGCATTTTATAAAGGCCGGACACGTCTTTACAGGGGGCGATCCGACGCAGCAATCTGCTTCGCTCCCTCCGGCCCCTTGCAATCATATTTTCCAAGGTGGTTTTCAATATTCGGGTGGGGGGCCGCGCTTTCCTCAAGGAAACCAGGCTCGCCGAGCTGTTCGGCGGCGGGATCAGCTCGGATTGCGAGGTGCCCGAAGGCCGGCCCTGCCAGAGGATCCTCCAGTGGAACCTCCGCGATCCGCTGCTGGCGCAGGGCTGGCCGGAATTCTTCTCCATAGATCTCGATGGCGTTTTCATTACGAACCTGCGCGAAGGGACGGTGGGCCGAAAAGAACCCGCGCGGTCCGCGCCTTAAGCTTTGGGGGTTGCATGCCGACAATGCTGGAGGCGGAATCCGAATCCGGCGGATGCGTCGCCGCTACCGTCGATTGGTTCGGGAGGCGTGCATCCGGTAAAATACAACACGAACCCCCGGGATCCGCAGATTTCGGCGGGAAAGGCCATACGTGCCCATGCGCTTTGCCTTCGTAGACGAGGTTATCCGGTTCAATATCCCGGTTGGATTCACCGGAGTGGCATCGATGCTGCGGCGCGGCGGCCACGAGGTGAAGTTGTTTGTCATCGGCGGGCGCCCGGAGCGGGCTCTCGAGGCGATCCGCGCCTGGGCTCCCGCCGCGGTGTGTTTCAGCATGCTGACCGGCGGCCATCAGCGCATTCTGGAATTTGCCCGGATCCTGAAGCAAGGCGCGGCGGTGACGACGGTCTTCGGCGGGCCGCACCCGACCTTCTTCCCCGAGATGATTAAGCTCCCCTGGGTGGACGCCGTCTGCCGGGGCGAGGGTGAAGAAGCCGCTCTGGAATTCGCGGATCGGCTCGAGGCGGAGGGGGGGCGAATTCCGGAGGACGTGCGCAACTTCTGGGTGAAGCGCGGCGAAGAAGTGATCCGCAATCCGGTGCGGCCCCGCAACCGGTCCCTCGACGACCTGCCCTTTCCGGCCCGCGATCTCTACACCCGGCTCTCCCCCTTCCTCTACCACCACGGGATCAAGCACTTTGTGGCCCACCGCGGATGCCCGAACCGCTGCACGTACTGTTTCAACGACGCCTACAACAAGATGTACCGCGAAGAAACCGGCCAATCCGGGATTTTCTTCTCCCGCTCGCCGGAAAGCATCATCGAGGAAATCCAGGACCTGCGCAAGAAAGTCCCGCTGCGGATGGTGGGCTTCGTGGACGACGTCTTCACCCTGGATAGGAAATGGGCCTTGGCGTTCGCGGAGGCGTATGCCCGGCGGGTCCGCCTGCCGTTCAGCATCAACGCGCGCTTCGAATCCTTGGAGGAGGATGTGACGGCGGCGTTGGCCGAGGCCGGCCTGCGGCTGGCGTATTGCGGGGTGGAATCCGGCGACGAATATTTCCGCAACCAGGTGATGCTGCGCCGGATGAGCGAGGAGCAGATGGCCGCCGCCGCGGATCGGCTCCGCCGCCACGGCGTGAAGCTGATCACGGAAAACATCGTCGGGCTGCCGGGCGAAACCTACGCGGCGGCACTGCGCACCCTCGCGGTCAATCAGCGGATCCAGCCCGACGTCGCCAACGCCTCGCTGTTCGCCCCGTATCCGAAGCTGCCGCTCACGGCGTATGCGGTCGAGCGCGGATTCTTCGACGGAAATTTTGACTCCCTGTATGAGAATTATTACCACCGGACGCCCCTGCGGTTCGCCGACGAGCGCGAGCGAAGGCGGATCCTGAACCTGCGTTGCTTCTTCAGCCTGTTGTCGCATCATCCGCGCCTGATGCGCGTCTTTGCGCCGCTGCTCGAGCTTCCCCCGAACGCGCTGTTCCGCCTGATCGGGGACCTGATCGACGGGTATTATCTGCGCAAGTGCCTGGCTTACCGGATGGGCTTCGGGGAATCGTGGCAAACCCTGCGGCATTTCCTGTCCGCCTATCGCTGAAGGGAGGGGGAGTTCCTCTCCGTCGCGGTGCGCCGCTTTTCGCGCCGCAGCCGGCGGTTGTTCATCCGGAATCCTTCGGAGGACTGCTCCGGCCGTCTTGATGCATGGCCGGTGAGCTGGATGCGGACGAACACCGGAACGGAACGTGTCGGTGCGTAGCGCCACCGTGCCGAAACCCGCCGGATCGTCTACGGGCGGCCGGTATCGTGACCTACGGGCGACCCCGCCCCGGCCGACGGCGAGTTGCCAAGCGTCTCCCCCACAGTGGATACTGGCGGAAGCTCGGTTCTCGGCAAGCGAATCGGAACCCGACGGGGTGCGCCATGAAGACGATTTGTGGAACCTTCTGGAGGATGCTGTACCTGCCGGCGGCGTGCGCGCCGGTCCTCGCCTGTTCCCTGATTTCCGGCGTTGTGCCGGCGACGCCAACAATTTCGTCCGATCCTTCCTCCATTCCTCCGACGGGAACGGTTTCGAGCGCCGTCGATCCGGGATGGCCTGAGTGCGACGATCTCAAGGCCGGCGATCTCGGCGGGAGGATTCTGCACGGATCCGGACCGCTCTTTTGGCCGGAGCATCACAACGCGTACCTGGCCGCCTTCCCCGACACCCTGCCGATCGTCGTCCGCGACGATATCAACCTTGGAGGAACACGGTTCACCCTCGACCAGATGATCGACCGCCTGGCGGACGATTTCAACCGTTACCCGCGCGAAATTCCGCTCCTGACCATCCTGTACACCAGTTCGGAGGGCAGGACCATCACCGGCCTGGAACGGGAAGTGGCCCGCGGCGACTACGACGACGCGCTTGTAAAATTGGCCGCGCTGGTGCGCGGATTCGACCGGCCGGTGTTCGTCCGTCCGGCGCCCGAATTCAACGGCTCCTGGAGCGGGTACCACATCCGGCATTTCGCCGAATCCTTCCGACGCATCGTCAGCTTGTTCCGCCGGGAGGGGGTGACCAACGCCGTCTTTATGTGGAACTATATGCCGCAAGCGCGGGAATTCCCGTATTTGGATTGGTACCCCGGGGACGACGTGGTCGATTGGTGGAGCGTCGACATCTTCTCGCTCCATTTCCTCGACCCCGCGGCCAACGCCGAGCTGCTGCGCTTCCTGGCGGACGCCGCCGCCCG from Anaerolineales bacterium carries:
- a CDS encoding DUF1232 domain-containing protein, with protein sequence MNREQGTPKRNKILSDAVERTKPKAEELLRQPEKAERLLSQAVEKADKREERKGPLLEVWKYLRALFRLMRSYLKREYTSIPWGSMALVVIAVIYFVALVDVLPDFVPGVGYIDDAAVIAFVVSQIRVDLDAFLRWESARGGKAE
- a CDS encoding methyltransferase domain-containing protein, producing the protein MGRADRLDDKRFLKRQYRDASNLNARVSIHRTFSTNPHGFLQWIFERLDLPPDCRLLELGCGSGELWRDNLGRIPEGWNLTLTDASAGMAQQARRNLASGGRLFRFALADAQAVPFPAAAFDAVIADHMLYHVRERPRALAEIRRVMRPAGRFYASTVGSGHMRELAELVSGFDPQLDVWRSGGLEEGFTLENGAEQIAALFREVTLQRYEDSLAVTELEPLIAYIQSGRMTVGEGRLGELKEYLKREMTRRGGVIRISKETGLFSAVRE
- a CDS encoding endonuclease/exonuclease/phosphatase family protein; translated protein: MKKISPLILVFAVLFLVFLQAAGTLVESIYILNLLQAALNAKALGVLFFFAPLLGIPFYRKFPRGLIWTLFTILLLARGVLPYVDTSNRAPAAGLAASAALSLIFLLLIRNGGESRGRIGLWASAGFGLAVSLSVLLRTVGLGIEYSLTPSGGWVGWALGLLLGGALTLLDLTHGSYAEEKDRSGVTAGVVGLILILTLIWFSFSAPGIFARWTEGDYTLIVTAVALLSAGWVLLMLLRPQWIDRIRPRELWIWNVLFTLSLAGTVLAHRVAFPSTPDSAPVVVSTPGGWSYIPLALMLLLFPVVLLDLVFFVREVAESISSPADLVPGILLGGFFLILLAFIQIFTNVWGYVPPVSPPFRNLFWLPYLLAAGGITLLVGLSRRTDAQAAPAPGGAFSRAWGVLLGGIVAATTVSAFPARPGGVPDADRSSLTVMTINVQQFNDMYGEKSYERQLDLIRSVSPDILAMQETDSTRISLNNNDYVRHFAERLGYHSYYGPTTVAGTFGTAILSKYPLRNTRTVFTYSDTDEIGSAEAEIEVDGRRIFIYVVHPDGTDAAMLAFTRGLLDRIRDRPYVIALGDYNLRDYEEAYRMIDSVLVNAWTSVYPSKLSPEGVDLAGENRIDHILFSPNLAARNPVYVLPPDSATDHPVHWTEIYWPED
- a CDS encoding HAD-IB family phosphatase — encoded protein: MIAALFDIEGTLFTNPMGKGMTEYAFAHGRAIPAAAYFASLLPLYQISKLGFYSREAFNTIAIARMAGLIGGYSRPEADAAFDWVADEFILPSGRREILGRWERHRASGHLLMIASGGLTPIVARIGARLQAAGTAGTDAEVRAGRYTGRIGSPVVIGREKAARTLRLAAELGVEVDWKESYAYADSFHDLPFLELAGHPTAVHPDSKLRQTAVQRGWSVLDGE
- a CDS encoding DUF3795 domain-containing protein, encoding MDYSLDGYCGLYCGACPIFLETKAGTAKEACRGCKSGLNAEWCRVCNLKACARSKGVEFCSACEEYPCEKLKGFADMEEYPYHREIFEYMKTIDREGKAAWLEGMKARWSCPECGQEASWWDTACTRCGTALRGYSKPKP
- a CDS encoding winged helix-turn-helix transcriptional regulator; translated protein: MKTLDDAETGIFHAINKTSIDLFAYFDGLLAEKKFDINTYEWLLLTHILKQPGKSQKWYGDNILRDKTFVMRLVDSLEKKQLLGRKPDGKDRRRNLLYGTKAGERLIRRTLPYIREDYRFLFSDIDEKRLSITISVLQNLMAKIAKKSKDDAVQG
- a CDS encoding SDR family NAD(P)-dependent oxidoreductase; the protein is MNAGRTAVITGASSGIGKAFAHKSAAIGYPLMLIARNERNLRSTADALAEEFGAQCTTLPADLSLDAYADALAERIAAEKSVCLLVNNAGFAVPQKLAEARRSRHGKTTGYGPGPSGNWADRWWSFRDC
- the lspA gene encoding signal peptidase II; translated protein: MGNRRKLVLFLFLVAAVLAVDQAGKALATEYLSDGVRHSYLGDFLRLEYIHNTGAILGLGSQLPAGIRRWFMPLSTVAILVWVGIMLIREEGFGWAAAGFSLVWGGGFANLIDRAAYGEVVDFFSLGFGAVRTGVSNLADVAIVVGIPLIIIGWLGMKPAVPEAGEGNGAAADEARKDQTM
- a CDS encoding radical SAM protein, with product MPMRFAFVDEVIRFNIPVGFTGVASMLRRGGHEVKLFVIGGRPERALEAIRAWAPAAVCFSMLTGGHQRILEFARILKQGAAVTTVFGGPHPTFFPEMIKLPWVDAVCRGEGEEAALEFADRLEAEGGRIPEDVRNFWVKRGEEVIRNPVRPRNRSLDDLPFPARDLYTRLSPFLYHHGIKHFVAHRGCPNRCTYCFNDAYNKMYREETGQSGIFFSRSPESIIEEIQDLRKKVPLRMVGFVDDVFTLDRKWALAFAEAYARRVRLPFSINARFESLEEDVTAALAEAGLRLAYCGVESGDEYFRNQVMLRRMSEEQMAAAADRLRRHGVKLITENIVGLPGETYAAALRTLAVNQRIQPDVANASLFAPYPKLPLTAYAVERGFFDGNFDSLYENYYHRTPLRFADERERRRILNLRCFFSLLSHHPRLMRVFAPLLELPPNALFRLIGDLIDGYYLRKCLAYRMGFGESWQTLRHFLSAYR